The genomic DNA gggaaaaaaaaagtttcagaaTTAGTATTAAAATAAAGAGAAAACCCCATAAACCCACACATATAAATTTCGTCTCCCCTGCGTCTCTTCCTCTCTACTCCTCGCCTCTCCCTTCTCCGGTCTCTAATGGTCGGCCGCCTCCGCAGCAAACACCCCGTGTATCAACGCTCCCTCACAAACCCCTCGCCGCTTCCACACCGAAACGTTCACCGCCACACCACCCCCTCTCTCCCGATCCCTCTCGAAAGAATCTTTCTCTctaaacctttctccttctccgaTCTTCAAAAACCCCCATGCCATCCCAATTCCCATCCCCAAATCCGCTAATTTTGTATTTTATCGATTGGATTTTCTTCTGAAACCTTTCTTCTCCCCATCTTGATCACCTTTCCGCTTTTTTTCTCGATCTTTCGTCGTTTTTTCGGCGCTTTTCTTCGAATTCCTGAAGAAAAACCGGCGAGCCATGAAGATGGAGAagcagaaggagaaggagatggaTATTCTCTGGGACGAGATCCCCCATGCAACATCgccccatcatcatcatcacctcCCCATTACTCACACCGACGATCGTAGCGCCGCCGCAGGCGACAACCCCTGGCATGGGCAGCCGGTGCCTTATGACATGTATGTCGGCGCCGCCCTGCCGCAGCACCATGGGCATGCGCATGGCAACTGGTTGATGTCGCAAGGGGCGTCGTCATCGTCGGGGTCGAGCTCGATGTCCAGCGACGACGGGCTGCGCCGCTCGACGGTGCCTGGCAGCCACCAgcagatggaggagctcggctttctTGATCGCCTCGATTCCATGCATGTCGGTAACGGCCTCGGGGAGGCGGGGATCGGGCGGCTCGGGAACGGCCCGGCCGACCCTAATGTTCTCCAGAGCGGGCTACGGCAATGCCAGTGCGTGGACACCCTTCCAAGAGGATTACAGAGTTGTTCGCCACTCCATTCCACGGAGCACGATGCCGTTTGACGACGAGCGAAGGTTTCTGGAGTTGGTCTACCAGCGCCATTACTCTAATTTACTTGACTCGTGGCTCCAAGCCCGGCGGTCCGGCGCCCCAGTTGCCTACCCGACCGGCTTCTATTTACAACAGAACTGGAAGGACGTGCTGAATGGCTTGAATGACTTGCAGCTAGGCAGCAATGATGGGTTGGGCCAGAACTCTCACCACGGGGGAGTTTATGATGGCAATCCGGTGACGGCTCTTTACGGGGCTTCGGCTGCTGAAGCCTTCCCGCAGCAGGGCGGAGTCGATCTTAATTGGAACGTCGGTTTCTTGAATTCACCGAGGTTGCCGGTGATGAATGGGGGGGCTGAGGCAGGGATGCCGGCGAATGGTTGCGTTCCGCAGTCCCAACCGCAGATAAGAAACCTCAGAAATGTTGAAGCTTTTGGCTGCGAGGATAGTTTAATTATACAGGGGAAGGGGCTGCCCTCTGTGGGGGACAATAGAAGGGAGTTCCAGAGGGAGCACAAGAAGTTGCCACGGCTCGATGACTGGCTGCATGTGATGAGGAGGAGCTCTGTTGTCAATGTGGATGGTGTCCACAGTCCGAGGCGTCCGTGCTCGCAGCTTTCGCCCCTTAAACATGATTATTTGTTGGATTTTGAATGGTATATTTACAACATTGCAAAAGACCAGCATGGGTGCCGGATCCTGCAGCGGAAGTTTGACGAGGGGAAGCCTCACGAAGTGGATATGATTGTTAATGCGATCATCAATCATGTGGGCGAGCTCATGGTGAACCCTTTTGGGAATTATCTCATGCAGAAGCTGCTGGAAGTTTGCACTGAGGAGCAGAGGATGAAGATACTTATTGTGCTCACGAAAGACCCCGCTGAGCTCATCAGGATCTCGTTGAACACTCATGGGTATTGCTCTTG from Phoenix dactylifera cultivar Barhee BC4 unplaced genomic scaffold, palm_55x_up_171113_PBpolish2nd_filt_p 001043F, whole genome shotgun sequence includes the following:
- the LOC120107849 gene encoding putative pumilio homolog 8, chloroplastic, yielding MPFDDERRFLELVYQRHYSNLLDSWLQARRSGAPVAYPTGFYLQQNWKDVLNGLNDLQLGSNDGLGQNSHHGGVYDGNPVTALYGASAAEAFPQQGGVDLNWNVGFLNSPRLPVMNGGAEAGMPANGCVPQSQPQIRNLRNVEAFGCEDSLIIQGKGLPSVGDNRREFQREHKKLPRLDDWLHVMRRSSVVNVDGVHSPRRPCSQLSPLKHDYLLDFEWYIYNIAKDQHGCRILQRKFDEGKPHEVDMIVNAIINHVGELMVNPFGNYLMQKLLEVCTEEQRMKILIVLTKDPAELIRISLNTHGTRAVQKLIETLKTPPQIALVISALQPGFLDLIKDLNGNHVVQRCLQSLAPEDNKFIFDAAAEHCVDIATHRHGCCVLQRCIGHATGEHQAKLVAEISANGLFLAQDAFGNYVVQYILDLKSPSATATLASQFKGHYVNLSTQKFSSNVVEKCLKVFGEEYRAQIIVELLSVSRFDQLLQDPYANYVIQSALGNSKGSLHAALVEAIHPHAAILRTSPYCKRIFSRTLLRK